A single genomic interval of Drosophila virilis strain 15010-1051.87 chromosome 2, Dvir_AGI_RSII-ME, whole genome shotgun sequence harbors:
- the LOC6629325 gene encoding tetratricopeptide repeat protein 12 has translation MEEHHNDDFADFESTLKKIDNILKGEPETDANEEPKAKTAEDFENIDVDKVRLTVREDRTVINKREEQARAQTTDQQSFMKEVERDANERAQARAKREYEAELQRSQGNEAFRNGNYEKAILHYNKAIERVKNSAITYNNRALCYIRLRNYKRAIDDCQYVLDKLQETNLRAWLYKATAYKHQNDAENFEDSVAQARRHNPQQLAYIEKFIGQIGEQM, from the exons ATGGAAGAGCATCACAATGATGATTTTGCCGATTTTGAGTCGACTCTGAAAAAAATCGACAACATATTGAAAGGTGAACCCGAGACCGATGCCAATGAGGAGCCAAAAGCGAAAACTGCTGAGGACTTTGAAAACATCGACGTGGACAAAGTGCGATTGACTGTACGTGAGGATCGCACTGTAATCAATAAGCGCGAGGAGCAGGCCAGGGCACAGACTACCGACCAGCAGAGCTTTATGAAGGAGGTCGAACGGGATGCCAATGAACGTGCACAGGCGCGTGCCAAACGTGAATATGAGGCGGAACTACAGCGCAG TCAAGGCAACGAGGCATTTCGCAACGGCAACTATGAGAAGGCTATTCTACACTACAACAAGGCAATAGAGCGCGTTAAGAATAGCGCCATCACCTACAATAATCGCGCCTTGTGCTATATCAG GCTGCGCAATTACAAGCGTGCAATTGACGACTGCCAGTATGTATTGGACAAGTTGCAGGAGACAAATCTGCGCGCCTGGCTGTACAAAGCCACTGCCTATAAGCACCAAAATGATGCCGAAAACTTTGAGGACAGTGTTGCCCAAGCGCGCCGTCATAATCCCCAGCAGTTGGCCTATATTGAGAAATTTATCGGTCAGATTGGCGAGCAAATGTAA
- the LOC6629323 gene encoding complex III assembly factor LYRM7, with product MSQSLKRQVLSAFKKLHRTRQYVFQGDDRALLAGRHKINESFQQNRNETNEEEIRKMINLAVEVDHELRTNVIQAQKRDDNVFELRITPETTRLDNVMFDPDAVVEAPRRRRNDKSTGCCGGAAMAALEAEIESRKK from the exons ATGTCCCAATCTTTGAAGCGTCAG GTGCTAAGCGCGTTCAAAAAGTTACATCGCACTCGCCAATATGTGTTTCAGGGCGATGACAGGGCTCTGTTGGCCGGCCGGCATAAGATAAACGAATCATTTCAGCAGAACCGGAACGAAACCAACGAGGAGGAGATTCGAAAG aTGATTAACTTAGCTGTGGAGGTGGACCACGAGTTGCGAACGAATGTAATTCAGGCCCAAAAACGGGATGACAACGTCTTTG AGCTACGTATAACGCCAGAGACTACTCGCCTAGACAACGTGATGTTCGACCCCGATGCAGTGGTTGAAGCTCCACGCAGACGGCGGAATGATAAGTCCACAGGTTGTTGTGGTGGGGCAGCTATGGCTGCCCTAGAGGCTGAGATAGAATCGCGTAagaagtaa
- the LOC6629322 gene encoding peptidyl-prolyl cis-trans isomerase sig-7 → MSVVIETTLGDLTVDLFTDERPIACLNFIKLCQLKYYNFNLFHTVQQGFIAQTGDPSGVGDGGSSVWGVVEGSQKRFFEAEYIPKIHHSSAGILSLVSAGKNLVGSQFFFTLGENLTSLDGTHCVIGEVVEGHELLRKLNDAIVDDSFRPYQDIRITHTVVLEDPFPNPRGFQVPSRSPSPSIERLKNGRIAADEDIDDTNGKSMEEMQEMLAEREAKARATILEIVGDLPDAEMAPPENVLFVCKLNPVTTDDDLEIIFSRFGVVKGCEVIRDRKTGDSLQYAFVEFEDQKSCEAAYFKMDNVLIDDRRIHVDFSQSVSKVTWRGKGRGIIGADGRLDFNNLKERNGSGNISQPSKMDSTQGRKDRNRNDERKNRTSLEERKKARELRHQEQKDRDKRARDQYVQRSRSRDPNIRYRERYEGRHSRSRDRNERRRATSPYRGGSRYSPERGRRENLRNRSRDRNNRPTFKSQENPESHRRNAEKSYKEKPSEDNTKDRRRFAVEMESKTKKKSKRTKSSSSESSNTSDDSESSLSSSSSDSSKDSSSSSDHRSKRKKHIKSKHKKSNAKSKHKSKKKRKK, encoded by the exons ATGTCTGTGGTTATAGAGACCACGCTAGGAGATTTGACCGTGGACCTGTTCACGGACGAGCGACCAATTGCCTGCCTTAACTTCATAAAACTTTGCCAGTTAAAATACTACAACTTCAACTTATTTCACACTGTGCAGCAAGGCTTCATTGCTCAAACCGGCGATCCCAGTGGCGTTGGAGATGGCGGTTCCTCAGTATGGGGTGTTGTGGAAGGCTCCCAAAAACGTTTCTTTGAGGCCGAATACATACCGAAAATACACCACTCAAGTGCGGGGATACTCTCGCTGGTCAGTGCCGGGAAAAATCTTGTTGGTTCCCAGTTCTTCTTTACGCTCGGTGAAAACCTGACATCGTTGGACGGAACTCACTGCGTTATTGGTGAAGTTGTGGAAGGACACGAATTGCTTCGGAAGTTGAACGATGCAATAGTGGACGACAGCTTTCGCCCATATCAGGATATACGCATAACTCACACTGTCGTTCTCGAAGATCCGTTTCCAAACCCCCGTGGTTTTCAAGTCCCCAGCCGTTCGCCGTCTCCTAGCATCGAAAGGCTTAAAAATGGGCGCATCGCCGCCGACGAAGACATAGACGACACCAACGGTAAATCCATGGAGGAGATGCAAGAGATGTTGGCAGAACGCGAAGCCAAGGCACGTGCTACAATTCTGGAAATCGTAGGGGACTTGCCGGATGCGGAGATGGCCCCGCCAGAAAACGTTCTTTTTGTATGCAAACTTAATCCTGTGACCACGGACGACGACCTGGAGATAATTTTCAGTCGCTTTGGCGTTGTTAAAGGCTGTGAAGTGATACGAGACCGGAAGACAGGTGACTCCCTACAGTATGCTTTTGTGGAATTCGAAGATCAAAAATCATGCGAGGCTGCCTACTTTAAAATGGACAATGTGCTTATTGACGATCGTCGCATACATGTGGACTTCTCGCAGTCGGTGTCTAAGGTGACTTGGCGGGGAAAAGGTCGAGGAATTATTGGTGCTGATGGTCGATTAGACTTTAATAACTTGAAAGAAAGGAATGGCAGTGGAAATATTAGTCAACCGAGCAAAATGGATAGCACTCAAGGGCGTAAGGATAGGAATAGAAATGATGAACGCAAAAATCGAACTTCTTTGGAAGAACGCAAGAAGGCTCGAGAGCTACGACACCAAGAACAAAAGGACCGCGACAAACGTGCTCGAGACCAATATGTTCAACGTTCAAGATCAAGAGACCCTAATATTCGGTATAGAGAACGATATGAAGGACGTCATTCCCGATCAAGGGATCGAAACGAACGTAGAAGGGCAACATCGCCTTACAGAGGCGGAAGTCGATACTCACCAGAACGTGGGCGGCGGGAAAATTTACGTAATAGAAGTAGAGACAGAAACAACAG ACCCACGTTTAAATCCCAAGAGAATCCAGAAAGCCACCGACGTAACGCTGAGAAAAGTTACAAGGAAAAACCATCAGAAGATAACACAAAAGACCGAAGACGTTTCGCTGTAGAAATGGAGagcaaaactaagaaaaaaTCAAAGCGAACTAAAAGCAGCAGCTCAGAATCCAGCAACACCTCCGATGATAGTGAATCATCGTTATCATCTAGTAGTTCGGATAGCTCCAAAGACAGCTCCTCCTCATCGGATCATCGTAGCAAACGCAAGAAGCACATCAAGTCGAAACATAAGAAAAGCaatgcaaaaagcaaacacaagtccaaaaaaaaacgcaaaaaatAA
- the Saf-B gene encoding SAFB-like transcription modulator isoform X1 yields MPEIGKKIGELRVCDLKDELEKRKLETVGPKAVLIERLERALKEEGVDPNTHLIVSAAKAKKPMPMPMKESMTDVVIKEEPVDPEEENQAAGEEYETNGDGEDSAHHADDDGHEIDQVGDVDDVCVILDDDEEEEEDAEEAEEYDHEKNGNEEAIEGDAAEEGEGPTGDEEMQEENTGDTVNMDNDESINLTIGEDEQKLLHDEAPDDKSIKSVKPANKTEKSNAVSKDGDKKIHKDDESARSKKKDDKSVDKKDSSDQKLASKSLNQKDDKEKTSTTAAGAASASGAAANKSGSGGGAVAAGASSSAVGKQALLSRNLWVSGLSTLTRASDLKAIFSKFGKVIGAKVVTNTRTPGTRCYGYVTMSSSGDASRCIENLHRTELHGRIISVERTKNEIGGSASSSKDAGNKGNNKANSKLNNESKKKDDDKKSGAKGSGDDKKGGETSGEGKNSGGESSNKRDGKDKERNKPSRDDKDKPSTSSDKRHDRDHRSGTGHRSQNRDESNERRSGRQPRDVDREIQQRQRERERRQREMLSYQKIREERERQRLRERERELREEERRRREARERQRIEEERLAEERRKLAIERERLEREKAELLRMERERQKLEREKIELERLELKRQQMKIMESRDDPVKRSLSKRTDDRYTDVTDRKRSAVFDAPPPPRFDASLVSSRNTSTYDKKHDDYGTSSGSKRGLDDYSSSKRLEYTSNKRSDYGSSTGTKRGAIDDYATVPSKRSGNDYGSSSKHDYSSSTTSKRDDYKREVEVRHLPVSSGGVGTGGSSSSYVHKSNAGGGTGYVHKNNTGNVASTYGHKNNTSGGNGGGGGRYNDSDRSNTSNYRRSGVDDMSHSNKRYENSTSSGAAGGYGSNSNNVNIWAPSGGSSSAHLGGGGGQLKSYSNNGMSSNMHGNNSWQKSTTLDDNWRPMQAQSRFDRSYNERSSGYQGNSGAGGMYGGTRPTQDRYGGQVARY; encoded by the exons ATGCCCGAAATCGGCAAGAAAATCGGCGAGTTGCGGGTGTGTGATTTAAAGGATGAACTAGAAAAGCGCAAGCTGGAGACTGTCGGACCAAAGGCTGTGCTCATCGAACGCCTTGAAAGA GCCTTAAAAGAGGAGGGCGTCGACCCCAACACACATTTAATTGTATCGGCTGCAAAGGCAAAAaagccgatgccgatgccaatGAAAGAATCTATGACCGATGTTGTAATCAAGGAAGAGCCCGTTGACCCCGAAGAAGAAAACCAAGCAGCGGGCGAAGAATACGAAACAAATGGAGACGGCGAAGACAGTGCCCATCACGCTGATGATGATGGGCACGAAATAGATCAAGTGGGCGACGTGGACGATGTCTGTGTGATATTAGATGACGATGAAGAGGAAGAAGAGGATGCAGAGGAAGCAGAGGAGTACGACCATGAGAAAAATGGCAATGAAGAAGCCATTGAAGGAGACGCCGCCGAAGAAGGCGAAGGACCTACAGGCGACGAAGAGATGCAGGAAGAGAATACAGGCGACACTGTAAACATGGACAATGACGAATCTATCAACCTAACAATTGGTGAAGACGAGCAGAAACTTTTACATGATGag GCCCCTGACGACAAGTCTATTAAGTCGG TTAAACCGGCAAATAAAACCGAAAAATCGAACGCGGTTTCTAAGGACGGAGACAAAAAGATTCACAAGGATGATGAGAGCGCTCGATCAAAGAAGAAGGATGACAAGTCTGTTGATAAAAAGGACTCTAG CGATCAAAAGTTGGCTTCCAAGTCGTTGAACCAAAAAGACGATAAAG AGAAAACatcgacaacagcagcgggcGCAGCATCGGCATCGGGTGCCGCTGCCAACAAGTCGGGCTCGGGCGGAGGCGCAGTTGCGGCTGGTGCTTCGTCTAGTGCTGTTGGGAAGCAGGCGTTGCTGTCACGTAATCTTTGGGTGTCTGGTTTGTCTACATTGACACGCGCCAGTGACTTGAAGGCCATTTTCTCCAAGTTCGGCAAGGTGATTGGAGCCAAGGTGGTCACCAACACCCGTACCCCAGGCACACGCTGTTACGGCTATGTGACCATGTCCTCATCTGGGGATGCTTCGCGGTGCATTGAGAATTTACATCGTACGGAGCTGCACGGCCGAATTATATCAGTGGAACGCACCAAGAATGAAATCGGCGGCAGCGCAAGTTCATCCAAAGATGCTGGTAACAAGGGCAACAACAAGGCGAACAGCAAGTTAAACAATGAGTCGAAGAAGAAGGATGACGATAAAAAGTCCGGCGCTAAGGGCAGTGGAGATGATAAGAAGGGGGGTGAAACTAGCGGGGAGGGCAAAAACTCAGGCGGTGAATCCAGCAACAAGCGGGACGGCAAGGACAAGGAGCGCAACAAGCCATCACGCGACGACAAGGACAAGCCGTCGACGAGCAGTGACAAGCGCCACGATCGTGATCATCGCTCTGGCACGGGTCATAGGTCTCAAAACCGTGATGAATCCAACGAGCGCCGTTCGGGACGCCAACCACGCGACGTTGACCGTGAGATTCAGCAGCGTCAGCGTGAGCGCGAGCGACGCCAGCGTGAGATGCTATCTTATCAGAAGATTCGTGAGGAGCGGGAGCGCCAGCGTTTGCGTGAACGGGAGCGTGAGCTACGCGAGGAGGAGCGACGACGTCGTGAGGCACGCGAACGTCAGCGTATTGAGGAGGAACGTCTGGCCGAGGAGCGACGTAAGCTGGCCATCGAACGGGAGCGCCTTGAGCGTGAGAAGGCCGAACTGCTGCGCATGGAACGGGAGCGCCAGAAACTGGAGCGTGAGAAAATCGAGCTGGAGCGCCTCGAATTGAAGCGTCAACAGATGAA GATTATGGAATCACGTGATGATCCTGTTAAGCGTTCGCTAAGTAAGCGTACTGATGATCGCTATACCGATGTTACAGACCGCAAGCGTTCCGCTGTCTTTGATGCTCCACCACCGCCGCGCTTTGATGCTTCTTTGGTCAGTTCACGCAA TACCAGTACTTATGACAAGAAGCATGATGATTATGGCACATCATCGGGCTCCAAACGTGGTCTTGATGACTACTCCAGTTCAAAGCGGCTAGAATATACCTCAAATAAGCGTAGCGATTATGGTAGCTCCACTGGCACTAAACGTGGTGCCATCGATGATTACGCAACGGTGCCGAGCAAGCGATCCGGCAATGATTATGGCTCGAGCTCCAAGCACGATTATTCATCATCTACTACCAGTAAACGTGATGATTACAAACGCGAGGTGGAGGTACGTCATTTGCCAGTTTCATCTGGTGGCGTTGGCACTGGCGGATCAAGCAGCTCATATGTTCACAAGAGCAACGCGGGCGGCGGTACTGGCTATGtgcacaagaacaacactGGCAACGTTGCGAGCACTTATGGTCACAAGAACAACACAAGCGGTGGTAATGGTGGGGGCGGTGGGCGCTACAATGATTCCGACCGCAGCAATACCTCCAATTACAGGCGTAGTGGTGTTGACGACATGTCCCA TAGCAACAAACGTTATGAGAACTCAACCAGCAGCGGAGCAGCTGGCGGCTATGGTAGCAACTCAAACAACGTTAACATATGGGCACCATCCGGCGGCAGCAGTAGTGCTCATCtaggtggtggcggcggccaATTGAAATCCTACAGTAATAATGGAATGTCGTCAAACATGCATGGCAACAACTCTTGGCAAAAGTCGACTACCCTTGATGACAACTGGCGTCCAATGCAGGCGCAGAGTCGTTTTGATCGCAGCTACAACGAACGCTCCAGCGGGTATCAGGGTAACAGTGGTGCCGGTGGGATGTATGGAGGTACTCGCCCGACACAGGATCGCTACGGTGGCCAGGTGGCTCGTTATTAG
- the Saf-B gene encoding SAFB-like transcription modulator isoform X2 translates to MPEIGKKIGELRVCDLKDELEKRKLETVGPKAVLIERLERALKEEGVDPNTHLIVSAAKAKKPMPMPMKESMTDVVIKEEPVDPEEENQAAGEEYETNGDGEDSAHHADDDGHEIDQVGDVDDVCVILDDDEEEEEDAEEAEEYDHEKNGNEEAIEGDAAEEGEGPTGDEEMQEENTGDTVNMDNDESINLTIGEDEQKLLHDEAPDDKSIKSVKPANKTEKSNAVSKDGDKKIHKDDESARSKKKDDKSVDKKDSSDQKLASKSLNQKDDKEKTSTTAAGAASASGAAANKSGSGGGAVAAGASSSAVGKQALLSRNLWVSGLSTLTRASDLKAIFSKFGKVIGAKVVTNTRTPGTRCYGYVTMSSSGDASRCIENLHRTELHGRIISVERTKNEIGGSASSSKDAGNKGNNKANSKLNNESKKKDDDKKSGAKGSGDDKKGGETSGEGKNSGGESSNKRDGKDKERNKPSRDDKDKPSTSSDKRHDRDHRSGTGHRSQNRDESNERRSGRQPRDVDREIQQRQRERERRQREMLSYQKIREERERQRLRERERELREEERRRREARERQRIEEERLAEERRKLAIERERLEREKAELLRMERERQKLEREKIELERLELKRQQMKIMESRDDPVKRSLSKRTDDRYTDVTDRKRSAVFDAPPPPRFDASLVSSRNTSTYDKKHDDYGTSSGSKRGLDDYSSSKRLEYTSNKRSDYGSSTGTKRGAIDDYATVPSKRSGNDYGSSSKHDYSSSTTSKRDDYKREVEVRHLPVSSGGVGTGGSSSSYVHKSNAGGGTGYVHKNNTGNVASTYGHKNNTSGGNGGGGGRYNDSDRSNTSNYRRSGVDDMSHNKRYENSTSSGAAGGYGSNSNNVNIWAPSGGSSSAHLGGGGGQLKSYSNNGMSSNMHGNNSWQKSTTLDDNWRPMQAQSRFDRSYNERSSGYQGNSGAGGMYGGTRPTQDRYGGQVARY, encoded by the exons ATGCCCGAAATCGGCAAGAAAATCGGCGAGTTGCGGGTGTGTGATTTAAAGGATGAACTAGAAAAGCGCAAGCTGGAGACTGTCGGACCAAAGGCTGTGCTCATCGAACGCCTTGAAAGA GCCTTAAAAGAGGAGGGCGTCGACCCCAACACACATTTAATTGTATCGGCTGCAAAGGCAAAAaagccgatgccgatgccaatGAAAGAATCTATGACCGATGTTGTAATCAAGGAAGAGCCCGTTGACCCCGAAGAAGAAAACCAAGCAGCGGGCGAAGAATACGAAACAAATGGAGACGGCGAAGACAGTGCCCATCACGCTGATGATGATGGGCACGAAATAGATCAAGTGGGCGACGTGGACGATGTCTGTGTGATATTAGATGACGATGAAGAGGAAGAAGAGGATGCAGAGGAAGCAGAGGAGTACGACCATGAGAAAAATGGCAATGAAGAAGCCATTGAAGGAGACGCCGCCGAAGAAGGCGAAGGACCTACAGGCGACGAAGAGATGCAGGAAGAGAATACAGGCGACACTGTAAACATGGACAATGACGAATCTATCAACCTAACAATTGGTGAAGACGAGCAGAAACTTTTACATGATGag GCCCCTGACGACAAGTCTATTAAGTCGG TTAAACCGGCAAATAAAACCGAAAAATCGAACGCGGTTTCTAAGGACGGAGACAAAAAGATTCACAAGGATGATGAGAGCGCTCGATCAAAGAAGAAGGATGACAAGTCTGTTGATAAAAAGGACTCTAG CGATCAAAAGTTGGCTTCCAAGTCGTTGAACCAAAAAGACGATAAAG AGAAAACatcgacaacagcagcgggcGCAGCATCGGCATCGGGTGCCGCTGCCAACAAGTCGGGCTCGGGCGGAGGCGCAGTTGCGGCTGGTGCTTCGTCTAGTGCTGTTGGGAAGCAGGCGTTGCTGTCACGTAATCTTTGGGTGTCTGGTTTGTCTACATTGACACGCGCCAGTGACTTGAAGGCCATTTTCTCCAAGTTCGGCAAGGTGATTGGAGCCAAGGTGGTCACCAACACCCGTACCCCAGGCACACGCTGTTACGGCTATGTGACCATGTCCTCATCTGGGGATGCTTCGCGGTGCATTGAGAATTTACATCGTACGGAGCTGCACGGCCGAATTATATCAGTGGAACGCACCAAGAATGAAATCGGCGGCAGCGCAAGTTCATCCAAAGATGCTGGTAACAAGGGCAACAACAAGGCGAACAGCAAGTTAAACAATGAGTCGAAGAAGAAGGATGACGATAAAAAGTCCGGCGCTAAGGGCAGTGGAGATGATAAGAAGGGGGGTGAAACTAGCGGGGAGGGCAAAAACTCAGGCGGTGAATCCAGCAACAAGCGGGACGGCAAGGACAAGGAGCGCAACAAGCCATCACGCGACGACAAGGACAAGCCGTCGACGAGCAGTGACAAGCGCCACGATCGTGATCATCGCTCTGGCACGGGTCATAGGTCTCAAAACCGTGATGAATCCAACGAGCGCCGTTCGGGACGCCAACCACGCGACGTTGACCGTGAGATTCAGCAGCGTCAGCGTGAGCGCGAGCGACGCCAGCGTGAGATGCTATCTTATCAGAAGATTCGTGAGGAGCGGGAGCGCCAGCGTTTGCGTGAACGGGAGCGTGAGCTACGCGAGGAGGAGCGACGACGTCGTGAGGCACGCGAACGTCAGCGTATTGAGGAGGAACGTCTGGCCGAGGAGCGACGTAAGCTGGCCATCGAACGGGAGCGCCTTGAGCGTGAGAAGGCCGAACTGCTGCGCATGGAACGGGAGCGCCAGAAACTGGAGCGTGAGAAAATCGAGCTGGAGCGCCTCGAATTGAAGCGTCAACAGATGAA GATTATGGAATCACGTGATGATCCTGTTAAGCGTTCGCTAAGTAAGCGTACTGATGATCGCTATACCGATGTTACAGACCGCAAGCGTTCCGCTGTCTTTGATGCTCCACCACCGCCGCGCTTTGATGCTTCTTTGGTCAGTTCACGCAA TACCAGTACTTATGACAAGAAGCATGATGATTATGGCACATCATCGGGCTCCAAACGTGGTCTTGATGACTACTCCAGTTCAAAGCGGCTAGAATATACCTCAAATAAGCGTAGCGATTATGGTAGCTCCACTGGCACTAAACGTGGTGCCATCGATGATTACGCAACGGTGCCGAGCAAGCGATCCGGCAATGATTATGGCTCGAGCTCCAAGCACGATTATTCATCATCTACTACCAGTAAACGTGATGATTACAAACGCGAGGTGGAGGTACGTCATTTGCCAGTTTCATCTGGTGGCGTTGGCACTGGCGGATCAAGCAGCTCATATGTTCACAAGAGCAACGCGGGCGGCGGTACTGGCTATGtgcacaagaacaacactGGCAACGTTGCGAGCACTTATGGTCACAAGAACAACACAAGCGGTGGTAATGGTGGGGGCGGTGGGCGCTACAATGATTCCGACCGCAGCAATACCTCCAATTACAGGCGTAGTGGTGTTGACGACATGTCCCA CAACAAACGTTATGAGAACTCAACCAGCAGCGGAGCAGCTGGCGGCTATGGTAGCAACTCAAACAACGTTAACATATGGGCACCATCCGGCGGCAGCAGTAGTGCTCATCtaggtggtggcggcggccaATTGAAATCCTACAGTAATAATGGAATGTCGTCAAACATGCATGGCAACAACTCTTGGCAAAAGTCGACTACCCTTGATGACAACTGGCGTCCAATGCAGGCGCAGAGTCGTTTTGATCGCAGCTACAACGAACGCTCCAGCGGGTATCAGGGTAACAGTGGTGCCGGTGGGATGTATGGAGGTACTCGCCCGACACAGGATCGCTACGGTGGCCAGGTGGCTCGTTATTAG